The following coding sequences lie in one Acidimicrobiia bacterium genomic window:
- a CDS encoding CoA transferase — MSVEVAERVLDLAASALGHRLGVDGPALLRERAEILEIAPNGTVSAGGTCRLLPAADERWIAVNLARRSDIELLGAWMEHDWSGAPWDAVSAHLVEVDADTAVERAQLLGIPAAVAVEAPEGTPVHVTRGAPRRTGGGETVVVDLSALWAGPLCARLLGGTGARVVKVELAGRPDGARGGDPEFWERLNGAKEQRTIGVPDVVRLLDDADVVVTSARPRAIEQLGLDLERRAMHEGLIWVAITGYGMANEWRDRVAFGDDAAAAGGLAVAAGGSNAPVFVGDAVADPLAGLHAAGAAKELVDRGVGGMLDVSMRDTVAAALTSGKYAPHRTRESV, encoded by the coding sequence TTGAGCGTCGAAGTCGCCGAACGAGTGCTCGACCTCGCGGCGAGTGCGCTGGGTCATCGATTGGGGGTGGACGGACCGGCGCTCCTGCGTGAGCGTGCCGAGATCCTCGAGATCGCGCCGAACGGCACCGTGTCGGCCGGCGGCACCTGCCGCTTGCTCCCGGCTGCCGACGAGCGTTGGATCGCGGTGAACCTGGCTCGCCGATCCGACATCGAGCTCCTCGGCGCGTGGATGGAGCATGACTGGAGCGGCGCGCCATGGGACGCCGTGTCGGCGCACTTGGTCGAAGTCGATGCGGACACCGCCGTCGAGCGAGCGCAGCTGCTCGGCATCCCCGCGGCTGTGGCCGTCGAGGCGCCAGAGGGCACACCAGTGCACGTGACACGCGGTGCGCCTCGGCGAACGGGCGGCGGCGAAACAGTCGTCGTCGACCTCTCGGCGCTCTGGGCCGGGCCGCTGTGTGCGCGGCTCCTTGGTGGTACGGGTGCGAGGGTCGTCAAGGTGGAGCTCGCAGGCCGACCCGACGGCGCACGTGGCGGCGACCCAGAGTTCTGGGAGCGATTGAACGGCGCCAAGGAGCAGCGCACCATCGGCGTGCCGGACGTCGTGCGTCTGCTGGACGACGCCGACGTGGTGGTCACCTCCGCGCGCCCGCGTGCGATCGAGCAACTCGGGCTCGACCTCGAGCGCCGTGCGATGCACGAAGGCCTGATCTGGGTTGCGATCACCGGCTACGGCATGGCGAACGAGTGGCGTGACCGCGTCGCGTTCGGAGACGACGCCGCGGCAGCGGGTGGCCTCGCGGTGGCCGCCGGCGGCTCAAACGCGCCGGTGTTCGTGGGCGATGCCGTCGCTGATCCGTTGGCAGGTCTCCATGCTGCGGGCGCGGCGAAGGAGCTTGTCGATCGGGGTGTCGGAGGAATGCTGGACGTGAGTATGCGCGACACCGTCGCGGCTGCGCTGACCAGCGGGAAGTACGCTCCGCACCGAACAAGGGAGAGTGTGTGA
- a CDS encoding SDR family oxidoreductase, whose protein sequence is MLLEGKVCIVSGVGPGLGKEISLAFAREGADVVLGARTESYLLEVQGEVGRLGQRAVSVPTDITDTEQCQRLVETATSELGKLDVLVHNAFAPDVFQPFESVDLDAWRRIMEVNLFGSLNLTHAAIPVMKSQGSGSIVFVNSMIQRKVLPLQGGYATSKGALITAAQVLAKELGAHGIRVNSIVPGWMWGPSVEMYFSMMEKQTGKSPQDSYDEIASQIPLREIPPDEDCANAAVFFASDMSSVITGQALDVNGGEVFR, encoded by the coding sequence ATGCTTCTCGAAGGGAAGGTGTGCATCGTCTCGGGCGTCGGTCCCGGACTTGGCAAGGAGATCTCGCTCGCGTTCGCACGCGAGGGCGCCGACGTGGTGCTCGGCGCACGCACCGAGTCGTACCTGCTCGAGGTGCAAGGCGAAGTGGGGCGGCTGGGGCAGCGGGCGGTGAGCGTGCCGACCGACATCACCGACACCGAACAGTGTCAGCGCCTCGTCGAGACCGCCACCAGTGAGCTCGGGAAGCTCGACGTGCTCGTGCACAACGCGTTCGCGCCCGACGTGTTCCAGCCATTCGAGAGCGTCGACCTGGACGCATGGCGCCGCATCATGGAGGTGAACCTCTTCGGGAGCCTCAACCTCACGCACGCGGCCATCCCCGTGATGAAGTCGCAGGGCTCGGGATCGATCGTGTTCGTGAACTCGATGATCCAGCGCAAGGTGCTGCCGCTCCAGGGCGGCTACGCCACGTCGAAGGGTGCGCTGATCACGGCCGCGCAGGTGCTCGCAAAGGAGCTTGGAGCGCACGGGATCAGGGTGAACTCGATCGTGCCGGGTTGGATGTGGGGCCCGAGCGTCGAGATGTACTTCTCGATGATGGAGAAGCAGACGGGGAAGTCGCCGCAGGACAGCTACGACGAGATCGCGTCGCAGATCCCGCTCCGGGAGATCCCGCCCGACGAGGATTGTGCGAACGCCGCAGTGTTCTTCGCCTCAGACATGTCATCAGTCATCACGGGGCAAGCGCTCGACGTGAACGGCGGGGAGGTCTTTCGTTGA
- a CDS encoding SDR family oxidoreductase, with translation MTAAVDTTGLLADRVAIVSGIGPGMGRSIALALARAGADVALGARNEAKLRDVAAEVEALGRRALCVPTDITDVGQCHRLVDTAVTELGRLDVLVNNAYAEEDWRDPFDGFDPARWRTPIDVNVFGTLQLCQAAVPRMKVVGGGSIVMITTLSVKNPIPLLAGYAASKRALTTAAQVMAKELGGDGIRVNCVAPGHILGDPLREYFAWNAEQRGISADAVAEEIKAMNPLHHIPSPDEIAQAVLFFAADLSRVITGQTLDVNCGRTMD, from the coding sequence GGATTGCTTGCCGATCGCGTCGCGATCGTGTCGGGCATCGGGCCGGGCATGGGCCGTTCGATCGCGCTGGCGCTGGCTCGCGCCGGAGCTGACGTGGCGCTCGGCGCACGCAACGAAGCGAAGCTCCGTGATGTGGCCGCCGAGGTCGAAGCGCTCGGGCGCCGTGCGCTGTGCGTTCCGACAGACATCACCGACGTCGGTCAGTGCCACCGTCTCGTCGACACCGCGGTTACCGAGCTCGGCCGCCTCGACGTGCTGGTGAACAACGCGTACGCCGAGGAGGATTGGCGCGACCCGTTCGACGGCTTCGATCCCGCGCGCTGGCGCACGCCGATCGATGTGAACGTGTTCGGCACGCTGCAGCTGTGCCAAGCGGCGGTTCCGCGCATGAAGGTTGTCGGTGGGGGATCGATCGTCATGATCACCACGCTCTCGGTGAAGAACCCGATCCCGCTGCTGGCGGGCTATGCGGCGTCGAAGCGTGCTCTCACGACGGCGGCGCAGGTGATGGCGAAGGAGCTCGGCGGCGACGGGATACGCGTCAACTGCGTCGCGCCGGGGCACATCCTCGGCGACCCGTTGCGGGAGTACTTCGCGTGGAACGCGGAGCAGCGCGGGATCAGCGCCGATGCCGTCGCCGAGGAGATCAAGGCGATGAACCCGCTCCATCACATCCCCAGCCCCGACGAGATCGCCCAAGCGGTCCTGTTCTTCGCCGCCGACCTGTCGCGTGTCATCACCGGTCAGACGCTCGACGTGAACTGCGGCCGGACGATGGACTGA